Proteins encoded within one genomic window of Spirulina major PCC 6313:
- a CDS encoding type I restriction enzyme HsdR N-terminal domain-containing protein, whose amino-acid sequence MIPNLRPTPQADFFPEWQINPDTMTHSEALALDRVKENYLDLLEDPPLLENTVKLVILAPLLDLAGLYRRPYRIQTETSIAIELENEGAIVRGRIDILVLNQALWLVVIESKRSDFSVSRAIAQTLSYMLSNSTQTITFGLITNGTEFLFLKSQTQPDPSYATSRLFL is encoded by the coding sequence ATGATCCCCAACCTCAGACCCACTCCCCAAGCCGACTTTTTCCCGGAATGGCAAATCAACCCGGACACCATGACCCACAGCGAAGCCCTTGCGCTCGATCGTGTCAAAGAGAATTACCTTGATCTCCTTGAAGACCCGCCGCTCCTGGAAAATACGGTTAAATTAGTTATTCTCGCTCCCCTGCTTGACCTTGCCGGCTTGTATCGCCGCCCCTACCGCATTCAAACTGAAACCAGCATCGCCATTGAACTTGAAAATGAAGGCGCGATTGTCCGGGGCAGAATCGATATTTTAGTGCTAAATCAAGCCCTCTGGTTGGTTGTGATTGAATCGAAACGCAGTGATTTTTCAGTCAGTCGAGCGATCGCCCAAACCCTGTCTTATATGCTCAGTAATTCCACCCAAACCATCACCTTTGGTCTGATCACCAATGGCACAGAATTTCTATTTCTCAAAAGTCAAACCCAGCCCGATCCATCCTATGCCACATCCAGACTTTTTCTCTGA